The Lysinibacillus irui sequence AGAGTTTTAAGGTTTAAAGGAAAGTGAAAAGAGATAGAACCGATTACAGCTTCGAATCGACTACGTTTTGTAGACATTCTCGGCTTTTCTTTTTTTAGGGTATTAGAATGTAAGTTGTTTTGAACCCTAAATGATTTAGTGATTTAAGTACATCATAAGGAGGAATTTATTCATGACGAAGTATATTTTTGTAACAGGTGGGGTTGTATCATCTCTTGGAAAAGGGATTGTTGCAGCATCTCTAGGTCGTTTATTAAAAAATCGCGGTTTAGAAGTTACGATTCAAAAATTTGACCCATATATCAATATAGACCCAGGTACAATGAGCCCTTATCAACATGGTGAAGTATTTGTAACGGATGATGGTGCTGAGGCTGACTTAGACTTAGGACACTATGAACGTTTCATTGATATTAACCTAGGAAAACATTCTACAGTAACTTCAGGTCGCGTTTATCAATCTGTTTTACAGAAAGAACGTCGTGGAGATTATAACGGTGGAACAGTTCAAGTAATTCCTCATATTACAAATGAAATCAAAGACCGTATCCAACGCGCTGGTCGTGAAACAAATGCAGACGTTGTTATTACAGAGGTTGGAGGAACAGTAGGTGATATTGAATCATTACCATTCCTTGAAGCAATCCGCCAAATGAAAACAAATTTAGGGCATAACAATGTAATGTATATTCACTGTACACTTATTCCTTATATTAAAGCAGCTGGTGAGCTTAAAACAAAACCTACACAACATTCTGTAAAAGAATTGCGCTCTTTAGGAATCCAGCCAAACATTATTGTTGTACGTACAGAACAAGAAGTACCACAAGATATGAAAGAGAAATTAGCATTATTCTGTGATGTTCAACCACATGAAATTATTGAATCTCGCGATGCTGAGCATTTATATGAAGTACCATTAAACCTTCACGCACAAGATATAGATGATATCGTTCTTGATCATTTTGGTATTGAAGCTCCAGAGGCAGATATGGAAGAATGGCGCGAACTTGTAGAAAAGGTGAAGAACTTACCAAATAAAAGAAAGGTAGCATTAGTAGGGAAATATGTAGAACTACAAGATGCTTACATTTCAGTAGTTGAGGCATTAAAGCATGCAGGTTATGTATATAATTCTGATATTGAAATTGACTGGATTAATGCAGAACACGTAGATGCAGATAATGTTGCTTCACTTTTAAAAGGTGCAGACGCAATTTTAGTACCAGGTGGCTTCGGTGATCGTGGTGTGGAAGGCAAAATTTTAGCGACACAATATGCACGTGAAAATGATGTACCTTTCTTAGGTATTTGTTTAGGTATGCAATTGGCCACAGTAGAATTTGCTCGTAATGTCCTTGGCCTAAAAGGTGCACATTCTACAGAGCTTGATGCCAATACAGAGTATCCAATTATCGATTTCTTACCTGATCAAAACGATAGTGTTGATATCGGTGGTACATTACGTTTAGGATTATATCCATGTAAATTAAAAGATGGCTCTAAAGCAAGCACAGCTTACGGCAAAGAGCTTGTTTATGAGCGTCACCGTCATCGCTATGAATTTAATAATGAATACCGTGAAGCAATGGAAGCAGCTGGTCTTGTCTTCTCAGGTACAAGCCCTGATGGCAAATTGGTTGAAATTATTGAGCTACCAGAAAACAATTTCTTTGTAGCATGTCAATTCCACCCAGAGCTAGTTTCACGTCCAAATCGTCCACAACCATTGTTCCGTGATTTTATCGGTGCAACATTTAAATAAATTAAAAAGAGTTGTCTCGTTTATTGAGACAACTCTTTTATTTTGAATAGCTTACAGTTCTTCCTCGTCAAAGCCGAGCATTTCGTCATAAGCAATTTTTACTGCCTCGTATACAAAAAGGCCAGCCATTGCATGAGGAACAACAATTCGTTGTCCTAAATCATTTGGTAACAACCCGCCTTTGACACGTGTAGAGATATACGTATAGGCCAAATCTGCAAGAGGATTTTCTGCATCGGCTAGTTCACTAGCTACAGCAGCAAAAGGAATAAAACGTTTATTTAATTCTTGGGCTAAAGCGAGTGCCTCCGGATCTTGTGCACTACGTGTAAAAATACAAACGCGGTCGGCTTCTGTTAAGCTTGTATCCGAAGTCCATGGAGCTAGCTTGTTAAATGGTTCGACTGCTTGGAGTGCATTGAACTCTACAACTTGCATTTCACCAAAGCAGATGAAATATACGTGACCCTCACCAATGGCTGCTTGTGCAAGTAGCCTTGCTGTCTCCTCGATGGCATCCTCTTCATTTTGGGTTATTCTTTGTAATAATCCACTTAATTGTGTTGTTAGTATTTTTGACATGTTTCCACCTCTATCAATATTATAGAGGTGGAAAAGATAGAAAGCAAAAGCAGATAATTTATAATACTAGAAGGTATTAAGCTGAAAAAGGAGAATTATACATAATAACGAAAGTATTTGTGTAAGACTAAAAATAAAAAAGGGCGGAATGCGATGTGAAACGATTACTTATTGTCGATGATCAGCAGGGGATTCGTTTACTTTTAAATGAAGTGCTGAAAAAGGAAGGTTATATTACATATTTAGCGGCTAATGGTTCAGAGGCATTAAAGTATGCAGATGAGCAAAAAATGGATTGTGTTTTATTGGATATGAAAATCCCTGGTATGGACGGTATTGAAATTTTGAAGCGTTTAAAAGAAAAGTTTCCAAAGCTCCCTGTCTTTATGATGACAGCCTATGGCGAGTTAGATGTGGTAAAAGAAGCTTTAGAATTAGGAGCTATTCGTTACTTTACAAAACCATTTGATATTTTTGAAGTACGTGATGAGGTAAATAAAGCTTTACAGGTGTAAAAAGCAGGCAGTGGACACACGGCCT is a genomic window containing:
- a CDS encoding CTP synthase; the protein is MTKYIFVTGGVVSSLGKGIVAASLGRLLKNRGLEVTIQKFDPYINIDPGTMSPYQHGEVFVTDDGAEADLDLGHYERFIDINLGKHSTVTSGRVYQSVLQKERRGDYNGGTVQVIPHITNEIKDRIQRAGRETNADVVITEVGGTVGDIESLPFLEAIRQMKTNLGHNNVMYIHCTLIPYIKAAGELKTKPTQHSVKELRSLGIQPNIIVVRTEQEVPQDMKEKLALFCDVQPHEIIESRDAEHLYEVPLNLHAQDIDDIVLDHFGIEAPEADMEEWRELVEKVKNLPNKRKVALVGKYVELQDAYISVVEALKHAGYVYNSDIEIDWINAEHVDADNVASLLKGADAILVPGGFGDRGVEGKILATQYARENDVPFLGICLGMQLATVEFARNVLGLKGAHSTELDANTEYPIIDFLPDQNDSVDIGGTLRLGLYPCKLKDGSKASTAYGKELVYERHRHRYEFNNEYREAMEAAGLVFSGTSPDGKLVEIIELPENNFFVACQFHPELVSRPNRPQPLFRDFIGATFK
- a CDS encoding DUF2529 family protein, yielding MSKILTTQLSGLLQRITQNEEDAIEETARLLAQAAIGEGHVYFICFGEMQVVEFNALQAVEPFNKLAPWTSDTSLTEADRVCIFTRSAQDPEALALAQELNKRFIPFAAVASELADAENPLADLAYTYISTRVKGGLLPNDLGQRIVVPHAMAGLFVYEAVKIAYDEMLGFDEEEL
- a CDS encoding response regulator — translated: MKRLLIVDDQQGIRLLLNEVLKKEGYITYLAANGSEALKYADEQKMDCVLLDMKIPGMDGIEILKRLKEKFPKLPVFMMTAYGELDVVKEALELGAIRYFTKPFDIFEVRDEVNKALQV